A stretch of the Chlorobiota bacterium genome encodes the following:
- the bshC gene encoding bacillithiol biosynthesis cysteine-adding enzyme BshC has translation MIEVKLSNTNYPSFLSDVSDENGILFNNQFDEISELRSIENFNKSHREILVNSIKEDLIKWNAPQNAFEANTKILNENCYTIMSGQQPGLCCSPLYIIYKAIGTIKLAEKLSLKFPDKQFVPVFWLEGDDHDFDEIRNLGIINNGNEYQKLWLENDDNRRLHVGERFVNVNNFQKLISCLKDSLIETEFTNDLLDKIKSFYIDSNFSDGFSKLLYYILGNTNLIIASSRNPSLKRLAKNILKKEILNPEILFNSINLNTLELQSNNIQTPIKLTSPQTFITHENERLSLEIENGSYHTKNKEIVFTKNELSELTDLSPEIFSPKVTLRPIMQDAIFPTAVFLGGPTELAYLRQIRPGYSVMGIIAPIIAPRPFVFILESRVKRNIENVKIDFDKFFNINFDLLKDLVDENVLNEIITIKENLKNELNDSLKAFSTLIDKYDSTLNSSLLALISKTEKEIEILTQKIISSIKKRHKISLDRYNNIIQSIMPNKIHQERALSPLYFINKYGLDKFQNTFDKIDCKNGILQIIEIN, from the coding sequence ATGATTGAGGTTAAACTTTCAAATACAAATTATCCTAGCTTTTTAAGTGATGTATCAGATGAAAATGGAATATTATTTAATAATCAATTTGATGAAATTTCAGAACTTAGATCTATAGAAAATTTCAATAAATCTCATCGTGAAATTTTAGTAAATAGTATAAAAGAAGATCTAATTAAGTGGAACGCCCCTCAAAATGCCTTTGAGGCAAATACTAAAATATTAAATGAAAATTGCTATACTATAATGTCCGGTCAACAACCCGGCTTGTGTTGTAGTCCACTTTACATTATATATAAGGCAATTGGTACAATTAAATTAGCTGAAAAATTAAGCTTGAAATTTCCTGATAAACAATTTGTACCAGTTTTTTGGTTAGAAGGTGATGATCATGATTTTGATGAAATAAGAAATTTAGGAATTATAAATAATGGTAATGAATATCAAAAATTATGGCTAGAAAATGATGATAACAGAAGGCTGCATGTTGGAGAGAGATTTGTTAATGTTAACAATTTTCAAAAACTAATAAGTTGTTTAAAAGATTCATTAATTGAAACAGAGTTCACAAATGATCTGCTTGATAAAATAAAATCATTTTATATTGATTCTAATTTTAGTGATGGGTTTTCAAAATTGTTATATTATATTTTGGGGAATACAAACTTAATAATTGCATCATCTCGGAATCCTAGTTTAAAGAGATTAGCAAAAAATATTTTAAAAAAAGAAATTTTAAATCCAGAAATACTATTTAATTCAATAAATTTAAATACCCTAGAATTACAATCCAATAATATACAAACTCCAATAAAGTTAACTTCACCGCAAACTTTTATAACACACGAAAATGAAAGGCTAAGTTTAGAAATTGAAAACGGTAGTTATCATACAAAAAATAAAGAGATTGTTTTTACTAAAAATGAATTATCTGAGTTAACAGATTTATCACCTGAGATTTTTTCACCAAAGGTTACTTTACGCCCTATTATGCAGGACGCTATTTTCCCAACGGCGGTTTTTCTTGGTGGTCCAACTGAATTAGCATACTTACGTCAAATAAGACCAGGATACAGTGTTATGGGGATAATTGCTCCAATAATTGCTCCAAGACCATTTGTATTTATTTTAGAATCAAGAGTAAAAAGAAATATTGAAAATGTTAAAATTGACTTTGATAAATTTTTCAATATTAATTTTGATCTATTGAAAGATTTAGTTGATGAAAATGTGTTAAATGAGATAATTACAATAAAAGAAAATTTAAAAAATGAACTAAATGATTCCTTAAAGGCGTTTTCAACTTTAATAGATAAATATGATTCAACATTAAATAGTTCTCTTTTAGCATTAATTTCTAAGACAGAGAAAGAGATTGAAATTTTAACACAGAAAATTATTTCTTCCATTAAAAAGAGGCATAAAATTTCTTTAGATAGATATAATAATATTATTCAATCTATTATGCCAAATAAAATTCATCAAGAACGGGCTTTATCTCCATTGTATTTTATAAACAAATATGGATTAGATAAGTTTCAAAACACTTTTGATAAAATTGATTGCAAAAATGGAATTTTACAAATCATTGAAATCAATTAA
- the folE gene encoding GTP cyclohydrolase I FolE → MIKETRDFKTKSFEKIVTKQLSMIGENPDREGLLRTPQRVAKAFEFLTSGYTIDIETTLNGAIFSETYDEMVVVKDIEFQSLCEHHLLPFIGKAHVAYIPNGKIVGLSKIPRIVDIFSRRLQVQERLTTEIAQTIQNFLNPLGVAVVLEASHMCMIMRGVKKQSSFTTTSSMIGVFKTQIETREEFMNIIGNNLH, encoded by the coding sequence ATGATAAAGGAAACACGTGATTTTAAAACAAAATCTTTTGAAAAAATTGTAACAAAACAATTATCAATGATTGGTGAAAACCCAGATCGGGAAGGATTGTTAAGAACTCCTCAAAGGGTTGCTAAAGCATTTGAGTTTTTGACTTCTGGGTATACAATTGATATTGAAACAACTTTAAACGGTGCTATTTTCAGTGAAACATACGATGAAATGGTGGTTGTTAAAGATATTGAATTTCAGAGTTTGTGTGAGCATCATTTGTTACCATTTATAGGGAAAGCACATGTGGCATACATACCAAATGGTAAAATTGTTGGGCTTTCTAAAATCCCAAGAATTGTTGATATTTTTTCAAGAAGGTTGCAAGTACAAGAAAGATTAACAACAGAAATTGCACAAACAATTCAGAATTTTTTAAATCCATTAGGAGTTGCGGTAGTTCTCGAAGCTTCACATATGTGTATGATTATGAGAGGTGTTAAAAAACAAAGCAGTTTTACAACAACTAGTTCAATGATAGGAGTTTTTAAAACTCAAATAGAAACTAGGGAAGAGTTTATGAATATTATTGGTAATAATTTACATTAA
- the kynU gene encoding kynureninase has protein sequence MSIIRAQQLDKEDILSSFREKFLFPIQPNGEPYLYFCGNSLGLQPKEVSNAINIELNDWGKLGVEGHFEAANPWYNYHEFFKPYSNLFGALPEEYCVMGSLTNNLHLLMVSFYNPTPLRHKILIEKNPFPSDNYAVQTQVLFHGYDVESSIIYINPREGEDILRKEDIIDIINKHGNEIALVMLSGVNFFTGQFFDIQEITHEAHKYGCIVGWDLAHAAGNVELKLHDWNVDFAAWCGYKYLNSGPGSVGSIFVHLKYAHNLDLKRFAGWWSNDPKTRFNMPEKFVPQYGASAWQTSNAPVIPMAIHKVALEIFKDAGMINIYNKSKLLTGFLEELLLELDIDKLKIITPSNKADRGSQLSIRLNLPVKTVQDKLRLAGIIVDIRTPDVIRIAPVPLYNSYMDVYKFVQVLKEII, from the coding sequence ATGTCAATCATAAGAGCACAGCAATTAGATAAAGAAGATATTTTATCATCATTTAGAGAAAAATTTTTATTTCCAATTCAACCAAATGGTGAACCATATTTGTATTTCTGTGGGAATTCATTAGGATTACAACCTAAAGAAGTAAGTAATGCAATTAATATAGAATTAAATGATTGGGGTAAACTTGGAGTTGAAGGACACTTTGAAGCAGCAAACCCTTGGTATAATTATCATGAATTTTTCAAACCATACTCTAATTTATTTGGTGCATTGCCAGAAGAGTATTGTGTTATGGGGTCATTAACTAATAATTTACATTTATTGATGGTCTCGTTTTATAATCCAACTCCTTTAAGACATAAAATATTAATAGAGAAGAACCCATTCCCATCTGATAATTATGCAGTACAAACTCAAGTTTTATTTCATGGTTATGATGTTGAATCATCAATAATTTATATAAATCCAAGAGAAGGAGAAGATATATTGCGAAAAGAAGATATTATTGATATTATAAATAAACATGGTAATGAAATAGCTTTAGTAATGTTAAGTGGAGTCAATTTTTTTACAGGTCAATTTTTTGACATTCAAGAAATTACTCATGAAGCTCACAAATATGGATGTATTGTAGGTTGGGATTTAGCACATGCTGCTGGAAATGTAGAATTAAAATTACATGATTGGAATGTTGATTTTGCTGCATGGTGTGGATATAAATATTTAAATTCTGGTCCTGGCAGTGTTGGTTCAATTTTTGTCCACCTCAAATATGCACATAATTTAGACTTAAAAAGATTTGCTGGTTGGTGGAGCAATGATCCAAAAACAAGATTTAATATGCCTGAAAAATTTGTACCTCAATATGGTGCATCAGCGTGGCAAACTAGCAATGCACCAGTGATTCCAATGGCAATACATAAAGTTGCATTAGAAATTTTTAAAGATGCTGGAATGATTAATATTTATAATAAATCTAAACTTTTAACAGGATTTTTAGAAGAATTACTTTTGGAATTAGACATTGATAAATTAAAAATAATTACTCCATCAAATAAAGCTGATAGAGGTAGCCAATTATCTATTAGGTTAAATCTTCCAGTAAAAACTGTTCAAGATAAATTAAGATTAGCAGGTATAATTGTTGATATCAGAACTCCTGATGTAATAAGAATTGCTCCAGTCCCACTTTATAATTCTTACATGGATGTTTACAAATTTGTTCAAGTATTAAAGGAAATTATTTAA
- a CDS encoding endonuclease III has protein sequence MKNNNSIFIDKKFQLIVNLIVKSLEDYWFKEDNYIPSQSILDCLVATILSQNTSDVNSSKAFIQLKLNYPNWIEFLNVKEEELAAIIKIAGLANQKAKAILNAISVLYKKYNNFDLLELNSKSNEDLIIEFCNLKGIGVKTASCVLMFSLYRDVCPIDTHVFRITNRLGIISEKNPDKAFYILDKILPKNSKTRFHLNLIMHGRNICKPQKPFCGSCPVFIYCKWDHKSNFEDFKFDVLNVKNNFFLMDNLI, from the coding sequence TTGAAAAATAATAATTCAATATTTATAGATAAAAAATTTCAATTAATTGTTAATTTAATTGTTAAATCTCTAGAAGATTATTGGTTTAAAGAAGATAATTATATTCCAAGTCAATCAATATTAGATTGTTTAGTTGCCACAATATTATCTCAAAATACTTCTGATGTTAATAGTTCCAAAGCATTTATTCAATTAAAATTGAATTACCCCAATTGGATTGAATTTTTGAATGTAAAGGAAGAGGAACTTGCAGCAATAATTAAAATTGCTGGGTTAGCAAATCAAAAAGCAAAAGCAATTCTTAATGCAATTTCGGTTCTATATAAAAAATACAATAATTTTGATCTCTTAGAATTAAATTCAAAGAGTAATGAAGATTTAATAATTGAGTTTTGTAATCTAAAAGGAATTGGTGTGAAAACTGCTAGTTGTGTTTTAATGTTTTCCCTATATAGAGATGTTTGCCCAATAGATACACATGTTTTTAGAATTACAAATCGATTAGGAATTATAAGCGAAAAAAATCCTGATAAAGCATTTTATATATTGGATAAAATTTTACCCAAAAATTCTAAAACAAGATTTCATTTAAATTTAATAATGCATGGAAGAAATATTTGCAAACCTCAAAAGCCTTTTTGTGGTTCATGTCCTGTATTTATATATTGCAAATGGGATCATAAAAGTAATTTTGAAGATTTCAAATTTGATGTTTTAAATGTCAAAAACAATTTTTTTTTAATGGATAATTTAATTTAA
- the rseP gene encoding RIP metalloprotease RseP — MAIIQYIFPFVVLIIILVFVHELGHFLAAKLCGVRASVFAVGMGPRVFGWNKITGFTFGKIAEDLDLGNHTDYRLSALPFGGYVKIEGMIDESMDEDFTNKPPQQWEFRTKNYFQKIFIMSAGVIMNLILAISIYTVLNMYNGRILSNTNQVGFLPESGSAYVHGLRSNDKIISINGNPIKYFEEINEEIYLKNNDKDISIKVDRNGTISDIIIPKSEVILSTKNSNILIPYSSNTFLTIESPVDGSPAEKAGIKPGDIINKIDAIDIYNSQQFRDYLDKTNGKDVNITLTRDSKLINLKVTPNLDNKIGVSISDKYHGETTTLNYKFTEAFGAGIHQIGIIIEQLYLMIKRLFSGEAKLKDSVGGPIAIAKAAKQWFVLGLIPFLTGMAYLSVTLAIMNILPFPVLDGGHIVILTIESVIRKEIPIKAKIWIQQAGMILFLLLTVFVFYNDLMKK; from the coding sequence ATGGCTATAATACAATATATCTTTCCATTTGTAGTTTTAATAATTATACTTGTTTTTGTTCATGAACTTGGGCACTTCTTAGCTGCTAAATTATGCGGAGTTAGAGCTTCTGTTTTTGCTGTTGGTATGGGACCAAGAGTGTTTGGTTGGAATAAAATAACTGGTTTTACTTTTGGTAAAATAGCAGAAGACCTAGATTTAGGTAACCATACTGATTACCGATTGTCAGCATTACCATTTGGTGGATACGTCAAAATAGAAGGTATGATAGATGAAAGTATGGATGAAGATTTTACTAATAAACCACCACAGCAATGGGAATTTAGAACTAAGAACTATTTTCAAAAAATATTCATAATGAGTGCTGGTGTTATTATGAATTTGATATTAGCAATTTCCATTTATACTGTTTTAAATATGTATAATGGTAGAATTTTATCAAATACAAACCAAGTTGGTTTTCTGCCAGAATCAGGCTCAGCATATGTTCATGGTTTAAGATCAAATGATAAAATTATATCTATAAATGGAAATCCAATTAAATATTTTGAAGAGATAAATGAAGAAATTTATTTAAAAAATAATGATAAAGACATCTCTATTAAAGTTGATAGAAATGGAACAATATCAGATATAATAATTCCAAAATCTGAAGTAATTTTATCAACAAAAAATTCTAATATTTTAATACCTTACTCTAGTAATACTTTTTTAACAATTGAAAGCCCTGTTGATGGCTCCCCAGCTGAAAAAGCAGGTATCAAACCTGGTGATATAATTAATAAAATTGATGCAATTGATATATATAATTCTCAACAGTTTAGAGACTATTTAGATAAAACAAATGGAAAAGATGTAAATATTACTTTAACTAGAGATAGTAAATTAATTAATCTGAAAGTTACACCAAATTTAGATAATAAAATAGGTGTTTCAATTTCAGATAAATATCATGGTGAAACTACAACTTTAAATTATAAATTTACTGAAGCTTTTGGTGCTGGTATTCATCAAATAGGTATTATCATTGAACAGTTATATTTAATGATCAAAAGGTTGTTTAGTGGAGAAGCTAAACTAAAAGATTCAGTTGGAGGACCAATTGCAATTGCAAAGGCAGCTAAGCAATGGTTCGTTCTTGGACTGATTCCATTTCTTACTGGAATGGCTTATTTATCGGTTACATTAGCCATTATGAATATATTACCTTTCCCTGTTTTAGATGGAGGTCATATTGTGATTTTAACAATTGAATCGGTGATTAGAAAAGAAATTCCTATAAAAGCTAAAATTTGGATTCAACAAGCTGGAATGATCCTCTTTTTGTTGTTGACAGTTTTTGTTTTCTATAATGATTTGATGAAAAAGTAA
- a CDS encoding ribonuclease HII, with protein sequence MPNKNFENFCLDNGYNNIAGVDEAGRGALAGPIVAAAVILPESFIDIGIDDSKKLSKSKREKYFQYILLSDCKIGIGIVDNFTIDKINILQATFNAMIYAVNNLSIKPDFLLIDGNIKPQIDIDSKTIIKGDGISLSIASASIIAKVTRDRLMEKLHLEYPIYNFASNKGYGTKEHIKALNLYRESKTHRLTFLRNIFQLKLF encoded by the coding sequence ATGCCTAATAAAAACTTTGAAAATTTTTGTTTAGATAATGGATATAATAATATTGCAGGAGTTGATGAAGCTGGAAGGGGTGCCTTAGCAGGACCCATAGTTGCTGCAGCTGTTATCTTACCTGAATCATTTATTGATATTGGTATTGATGATTCAAAAAAATTATCTAAATCTAAAAGAGAAAAATATTTTCAATATATTTTATTATCAGACTGTAAAATAGGAATTGGGATAGTAGATAATTTTACTATTGATAAAATAAATATTCTTCAAGCTACTTTTAATGCAATGATTTATGCAGTAAATAACCTGAGTATAAAACCAGATTTTCTTTTGATTGATGGGAATATAAAACCTCAAATAGATATAGATAGTAAAACAATTATTAAGGGAGATGGTATTAGTTTATCAATTGCTTCAGCTAGTATAATTGCAAAAGTAACACGCGATAGGTTAATGGAAAAACTACATTTAGAATATCCTATTTATAATTTTGCTTCTAATAAAGGTTATGGAACAAAAGAACATATCAAGGCTTTGAATTTATATCGTGAATCTAAAACTCATAGACTTACATTTTTAAGAAATATTTTTCAACTGAAACTTTTCTAA
- a CDS encoding 6-carboxytetrahydropterin synthase: MIFVTRKAHFSAAHRLFNESFSDIENEVVFDKCNTVHGHNYFIEITVKGNPTPETGYVVDLKKLAKIIDFEILSKVDHKTLNDISIFKNIIPTVENLCIVFWNILVDKLPSGELHSIKVFETDNNFAEYFG, from the coding sequence ATGATATTTGTAACTCGTAAAGCCCATTTTTCTGCTGCTCATAGGCTATTTAATGAATCCTTTTCAGATATTGAGAATGAAGTAGTTTTTGATAAATGCAATACTGTTCATGGTCATAATTATTTTATAGAAATTACTGTTAAAGGTAATCCTACTCCAGAAACTGGCTATGTAGTTGACTTGAAAAAATTAGCAAAAATAATAGATTTTGAAATATTATCTAAAGTTGATCATAAAACACTAAATGATATATCAATTTTTAAGAATATTATTCCTACAGTTGAAAATTTATGCATTGTATTTTGGAATATACTAGTTGATAAACTACCATCAGGTGAATTGCATTCAATAAAAGTGTTTGAAACTGATAATAATTTTGCAGAGTATTTTGGATAA
- a CDS encoding 1-deoxy-D-xylulose-5-phosphate reductoisomerase, whose amino-acid sequence MQKNLTILGSTGSIGTQTLEVVRNNPDLYKVKFLTTNSNIELLKEQIIEFKPLAVVVSNDDLKEEAFTQFGDLTNVLVGSNNLNYVAANDEIDTLVSSLVGFSGLEPTISAIKKSKTIALANKETLVVAGELITKLAKKYSSDILPIDSEHSAIFQCLVGENEKEIEKILLTASGGPFINTRIEDFKNITLEQALKHPNWNMGNKITIDSATMMNKGLEVIEAKWLFNLDVSQIEVLIHPQSIIHSMVQFLDGSVKAQLGLPDMKLPIQYALTYPKRISNNYQRLDLTMTNELTFSKPDLEKYPCLELSYKALEMGGLASVVLNALNEVAVASYLRREIHFTTIPKIITNGLRELDSNVQEITIEKINKIDTEARNFAKEIIIEFKRF is encoded by the coding sequence TTGCAAAAGAATTTAACAATACTTGGATCTACGGGTTCGATAGGAACTCAAACATTAGAAGTTGTAAGAAACAATCCAGATTTGTATAAAGTAAAGTTTCTTACAACAAATTCAAATATTGAACTTCTCAAAGAACAGATAATTGAGTTTAAACCTTTAGCAGTAGTAGTCTCAAATGATGATTTAAAGGAAGAAGCTTTTACTCAATTTGGAGATTTGACCAATGTATTAGTAGGTTCAAATAATCTTAACTATGTTGCTGCAAATGATGAAATTGATACATTAGTTAGTTCTTTAGTTGGTTTTTCTGGTCTTGAACCTACAATTTCAGCAATCAAAAAGAGTAAAACAATTGCATTAGCTAATAAAGAAACTTTAGTTGTTGCTGGAGAACTTATAACAAAATTAGCTAAGAAATATTCTTCTGATATTTTACCAATAGATAGTGAACATAGTGCAATTTTTCAATGTCTTGTTGGCGAAAATGAAAAAGAAATTGAAAAAATTTTATTAACAGCAAGTGGAGGTCCTTTTATAAATACTCGAATTGAAGATTTTAAAAATATAACATTGGAACAAGCTTTAAAGCATCCTAATTGGAATATGGGAAATAAAATTACAATTGATTCTGCAACTATGATGAATAAAGGTTTAGAAGTTATTGAAGCTAAGTGGTTGTTTAATTTAGATGTAAGTCAAATAGAAGTTTTAATTCATCCTCAATCTATAATTCATTCAATGGTTCAGTTCCTAGATGGCTCTGTTAAAGCACAGTTAGGTTTACCAGATATGAAATTACCTATACAATATGCTTTAACTTATCCAAAAAGAATTTCAAATAATTATCAGAGATTAGATTTAACAATGACAAATGAATTGACATTTTCGAAACCTGATTTAGAAAAGTATCCTTGTTTGGAATTATCATATAAAGCTCTTGAAATGGGAGGCTTAGCTTCTGTAGTGTTAAATGCACTTAATGAAGTTGCAGTTGCCTCTTATTTGCGTCGTGAAATACATTTTACTACAATTCCAAAAATAATTACTAATGGTTTAAGAGAGTTAGATTCAAATGTTCAAGAAATAACAATAGAAAAAATTAATAAAATAGATACTGAGGCTCGTAATTTTGCAAAAGAAATAATAATAGAATTCAAACGATTTTAA
- a CDS encoding SDR family NAD(P)-dependent oxidoreductase: protein MNKFSGKTVFVTGGSSGIGYATVKAFANEGANLLICARRSEKLEFLKDELSNSNIKVISLDVRNQNEVKNTLENLPNQWKSIDILVNNAGLSRGLDYFQNGDINDWDEMIDTNVKGLLYISRVVIPRMIDRKTGHIINIGSIAGHEVYPKGNVYCASKFAVDGITQGMRIDLNGTGIKVTSIDPGLVETEFSLVRFHGDEVKAKLPYQGMTPLTPEDVADAIIYAASRPANVVINEIVIMPIAQSSATIVKRDLI, encoded by the coding sequence ATGAATAAGTTTTCAGGTAAAACTGTATTTGTGACTGGTGGGTCATCAGGAATCGGTTATGCAACAGTAAAAGCTTTTGCAAATGAAGGTGCAAATTTATTGATTTGTGCTAGACGTAGTGAAAAATTAGAGTTTTTAAAAGATGAATTATCAAATTCAAATATTAAAGTAATTTCTTTGGATGTTAGAAATCAAAATGAAGTAAAAAATACATTAGAAAATTTGCCGAATCAATGGAAATCTATAGATATACTTGTTAATAATGCTGGGCTTAGCAGAGGATTAGACTATTTTCAGAATGGAGATATAAATGATTGGGATGAAATGATTGATACAAATGTAAAGGGATTATTATATATCAGTCGTGTTGTAATTCCAAGGATGATAGATCGTAAAACTGGGCATATAATTAATATAGGTTCAATTGCTGGTCATGAAGTATATCCAAAGGGAAATGTGTATTGTGCAAGTAAATTTGCGGTAGATGGAATAACTCAAGGAATGAGAATCGATTTAAATGGAACTGGAATAAAAGTTACCTCAATTGATCCAGGTTTAGTTGAAACAGAATTTTCTTTAGTAAGATTTCATGGTGATGAAGTTAAAGCTAAACTACCTTATCAAGGAATGACTCCACTAACTCCTGAAGATGTAGCAGATGCAATAATTTATGCTGCTTCTAGGCCAGCTAATGTAGTTATTAATGAGATAGTAATTATGCCTATCGCACAATCATCAGCAACAATTGTAAAAAGAGACTTAATTTAA
- a CDS encoding methylmalonyl-CoA mutase family protein: MSKIGNSNSNSIIIDNDQLSFEFAQAKEKWQENSKKSKTTSWKHTTLSGYSPELLYTPEHFKKGSFIEKIGFPGDYPYTRGIHSNMYRGKVWTMRQFAGFGTPEDTNERFKYLLANGQTGLSTAFDLPTLMGRDSDDPMSEGEVGVCGVSVSSLADMEILFDGIDLSKVSTSMTINSPAIMVFAYYLAVAEKQGIGFDKLRGTLQNDILKEYIAQKEYLFPPKPSVRIITDMIEWCSKEAPQWNPVSVSGYHIREAGSTAAQELAFTLADGFAYVEDCLARGMDIDSFAPRISHFFNSHIDFFEEIAKFRAARRIYARRMREKYGAKDPKSWTLRFHTQTAGCSLTAQQPENNIVRTALEALAAVLGGTQSLHTNSMDETLALPSEKAVTIALRTQQIIAYETGVINTIDPLGGSYFIEAETDRLEAEAEAYFDKIEALGGVIPAIEVGFFQREIADAAYFYQRELDKKEKLVVGMNEFKNENEKIDIPILTIGKDVEESQVRRLREIHASRDNNKVEETINALEESAKDGTNLMPRVLDCSRAYVTVGEMCRKLEDVFGIYEEQPMF, encoded by the coding sequence ATGAGTAAAATCGGAAATTCTAACAGTAATTCAATTATCATAGATAACGATCAATTAAGTTTTGAGTTTGCTCAAGCAAAAGAAAAATGGCAAGAAAATTCCAAAAAATCTAAAACAACATCTTGGAAACATACTACATTGTCAGGATATTCACCTGAGTTGTTATATACTCCTGAACATTTCAAAAAAGGTAGCTTTATTGAAAAAATTGGTTTCCCAGGTGATTATCCATATACACGTGGTATTCACAGTAATATGTATAGAGGAAAAGTATGGACAATGAGGCAATTCGCGGGCTTTGGAACACCTGAGGATACGAATGAAAGGTTTAAATACCTTCTTGCTAACGGACAGACTGGTTTATCAACTGCTTTTGATTTACCCACATTAATGGGAAGAGATTCTGATGACCCAATGAGTGAAGGGGAAGTCGGAGTTTGTGGTGTTTCTGTTTCGTCACTTGCTGATATGGAAATTTTGTTTGATGGAATTGATTTAAGTAAAGTATCTACTTCTATGACAATTAACTCTCCTGCAATAATGGTGTTTGCTTATTATTTAGCTGTTGCAGAAAAGCAGGGTATAGGTTTTGATAAACTTAGAGGCACATTACAGAATGATATATTAAAAGAATATATTGCTCAAAAAGAATATTTATTCCCACCTAAACCTTCTGTAAGAATTATTACAGATATGATTGAATGGTGTAGTAAAGAAGCTCCACAATGGAACCCAGTTAGTGTTAGTGGATATCACATTCGTGAAGCAGGTTCCACTGCTGCTCAAGAATTAGCATTTACTTTAGCCGATGGGTTTGCTTACGTTGAAGATTGTTTAGCTAGAGGAATGGATATTGATTCTTTTGCACCAAGAATTTCACATTTCTTTAATTCTCATATAGATTTCTTTGAAGAAATTGCCAAATTTAGAGCTGCCAGAAGAATATATGCAAGAAGAATGAGAGAAAAATATGGTGCTAAAGATCCTAAAAGTTGGACTCTTAGATTCCATACTCAAACTGCTGGCTGTTCGTTAACTGCTCAACAACCAGAAAACAATATTGTTAGAACTGCTTTAGAAGCATTAGCCGCAGTACTTGGTGGAACACAAAGCTTACATACAAATTCAATGGATGAGACCCTTGCACTTCCTTCTGAAAAAGCAGTAACAATTGCATTAAGAACTCAACAAATTATTGCTTATGAAACTGGAGTTATAAATACTATTGATCCGCTAGGAGGAAGTTATTTTATTGAAGCAGAAACAGATAGATTAGAAGCAGAAGCTGAAGCATATTTCGATAAAATTGAAGCTCTTGGTGGTGTTATTCCTGCTATTGAAGTAGGATTTTTCCAAAGAGAAATTGCAGATGCTGCATATTTTTATCAACGAGAGTTAGATAAAAAAGAGAAATTAGTTGTTGGTATGAATGAATTTAAAAACGAAAATGAAAAAATAGATATTCCAATTTTAACAATTGGAAAGGATGTTGAAGAAAGTCAAGTTAGGAGACTAAGAGAAATTCATGCAAGCCGAGATAATAATAAAGTTGAAGAAACAATTAATGCATTAGAGGAATCAGCCAAAGATGGGACAAACTTAATGCCAAGAGTATTAGATTGTTCTAGAGCATACGTTACTGTTGGTGAGATGTGTAGAAAACTTGAAGATGTATTTGGTATTTATGAAGAACAACCAATGTTCTAA